The Deltaproteobacteria bacterium genome includes the window CAATCGACACCCCTTTTTTGTTTTTGTGCGCCCGGCAGGGCGCATATACTTGGAGGTGAAAATCCATATCGTAAACATATGCAGTCAAGGAGAGACCTGACCCTCGCCGCCTCAGTTGAAGCTCAACAAAAAGATCAGCCAACCCCGTAGATCACACAACCGTTACCGCCGGCTGAGAAAATCGTTGACTCCGCTGAGCAGGAACTTTCGCTGGAGGAGAAACGGTTGCAGGAACTCAAGGCAATTCGCAATGAACAAAAGCTGAAAAATGATCGTGAACGCGAAAGGAAAAAACAACGCAAGCGCGACCTGGATCGGTAGCGAATGCTGGAAATGGCCACGGAAGAAGAACGGAAAATGTTTCGAGGAGGCCGGTCTAAAAAACAAAAGTGTTTGCGTAGGATTAAGGAACGGGAGATGGGATTTCAGATGATGAGGGGATGAATTTGATTTCAGGGTAGCTTGTTCATTCGCCTTTTTTATTTTTGATTATCTCCGTTCCGGCTTTAGTTATTCTGTATTTTTGCAGAAGGCTTTGTGGTTTATCGGGAATGGTCATTTCGAGCCACCCTCTAGCCACCAATGGTTCAAGATATTTTTTTTGGAAATGCTTTCTGTGTCTTAACCCAATGATGTCTTGAAGTTCTTTACTTGAACGCTGATTACTGGCCGCTTTCAATAACTCGATTTCTTGGGCGGTGACTTGGGCGGTGACTTGGGCGGTGACTTGGGCGGTCTGACCAACCCTGACCTTAAACGTGACGACCGTGAAGTTTCCAACCTCTCTAAACTCCGGGGCGGAAATACCGGCTTCGCTACATTGGTCAATAACGCGATTGGTTCCTCTGCCCCAATTTTCGATCATTCCCGCCCGGTAAAAAACATCAGCAATAATCAGATTCCGGCGAACCGAGTTATGTTCCTTGGAAAGCACTTCGGGGCTGACACCGGAAGGAAGTTTCCCGGCGCTCCAGATATCGACACGATCATCAAAAATCGCCAAGGAAATCGAACCGCCATAAAAAGCATAATCGCGGTGGATCAGAGCATTTACCAGAATTTCCCGTAAGGCATTCGGCGGAATCAAGGGACGATCCACACGCTCCAACCGTCCGGACTCGATCCGTCCCGGTAACGGCAAATGCCGGTTACAAAACAACATTCCCTCCTCCAGAAGCTTGAAGGCCGGTCCGTGAATTTGTTTCTGGTCGAGGAATTCCGTTTTGTCCACGCCGCGAAATCGCGCCATTTTCAATTCACATTGCGGGAAATCCGGCAAAAATTGCTTTCCAAAAAGTACCACTGCCGCACGTAAAATCTTTCCAGTTTGACAAACACCCAACCGCTCCAAAACTCGCACGAAGTTTTTTTCAGGAGGTCCAC containing:
- a CDS encoding putative DNA binding domain-containing protein, with amino-acid sequence MNLAQLKKLIARREGYPLEFKATTGELKEGLQTICAFLNGKGGKVLFGVKVDATIIGQQVSEKTLREIAEATQKFEPMPQIDIQRIPVKSGLEVIALGVEENSDHAPFLYDGRAWERVKNTTRQMKQTRYDQLLQERSHSKRRWENQEAENTNLKDIDRDEVFRMVENARAVGRLSGPPEKNFVRVLERLGVCQTGKILRAAVVLFGKQFLPDFPQCELKMARFRGVDKTEFLDQKQIHGPAFKLLEEGMLFCNRHLPLPGRIESGRLERVDRPLIPPNALREILVNALIHRDYAFYGGSISLAIFDDRVDIWSAGKLPSGVSPEVLSKEHNSVRRNLIIADVFYRAGMIENWGRGTNRVIDQCSEAGISAPEFREVGNFTVVTFKVRVGQTAQVTAQVTAQVTAQEIELLKAASNQRSSKELQDIIGLRHRKHFQKKYLEPLVARGWLEMTIPDKPQSLLQKYRITKAGTEIIKNKKGE